The sequence below is a genomic window from Colias croceus chromosome 26, ilColCroc2.1.
ATGAATATTAGATTGtgattttgtgaaatatttgataatctaatacctatattaggAAATATTTGATAACACCTACCTATTAGGTAaaagatttgtttttgttttaatttattaaacgagtttttataaaatctgaCTTTACTATTTATACCTATTACGTATAGTAGTTGGATACCAGCAGTGAATcttttgtgaatattttaatttcgaacatacaataaatttgaacaagtagtataaaatacataattacaatacTCGAATATGGAACGATGAAAAAGGAATTTTAGGAGAACCGGATAAACcacataacataaaaatttcataactATATAAAATTCACATATTCAATTTcactaaaaacacaaaaatctACACCATAAGTACATCTTTCTTCAATATAGGTAcacctaaaaataaatgaaatttcaaACCAAAGGTTGCGAACCCCAGCGCACACCGCTCGCTCGGCAGTTTGAAAAAGCGAGCGTCTAAGGAGGTGCGGGGGAGGGGGTCTTATATTTTAAGATGGCTTCCGCGGTAATATCGACGCGGCCCCCCGcccgcgccgcgccgcgcgTAGCGAGGAAAATTGAGATGGCTTTTTTGgctttttgaattattttgttgCAGTGGCAGTACAAATAGTATTAGAATACAGTAAAATGGTAGTAGAATACACAATAGAGTAATTGTAGAGTTTTCTTGATAAGTTGTGTGTTCTTTGTTAGATAAAGCTTTTGATGGCTTAGGTTAATCActaaaaaatgtaaagttATGTTCGATACACAAGCACTTCTTTTAACTTTAAGGCACCGAATAAAAACATctctatttaattaaaaatatcccTTAAAGTAGAACTAGGTacactttaattaaaattctgtAGGTATCATGTTTGATTTCCTTCAATAAGTCATGATTTCTGAAACAAATAGTACCTacggtttaattttttttctcaactagttattctaatttataaatatagattgttAGCTATGTTGGATATTTAGGAAGTACTTAGGTATATCCTAAGggtatatccatactaatattataaatgcgaaagtaactctgtctgtctgtctgttactcaatcacgccttaactactgaaccaatttgcatgaaatttggtatagagatattttgatacccgagaaaggacataggatagattttatcccggaaatcctaaaggaacgggaactatgcgggtttttctttgactatagaatatttttatagataatgttacttttaaactttttttaaataccttttttatattattagcgCTTTCATGAATTATACTTTGTTACCTAACAATTATCTCGGTCatatatatattgtaaattgtaataaatagatccttaacaataattaatagatctacatatttattttttattaaaaatgtctggaaatagagtcaatatttttttaaataaacgagCCTTGTTTATACAATAGGTTTAATtcgattataaaaattataaatgaaatcgACAAAACTGTTCTAAGTAGAGATTTTATGTATCTCTAACGGTGcgtttacatcaaacgagcaaATGCTCATTTTACATCTACATAATACCCCAAATGGTTAAATTCATTTAGTGTAAACAGACGTAGaacattctttcgttgtttttAGAGCGTTCggaaagattctatgcaatgttctaatactgaacaacactgaatacgagttttcatttacactaaaagatcacgaaagaatgttcttgctctagctctagccaggtctaaatgcaccgtaataaTCACTGTGTAGGTATCTACATGAATACAATGCGTGCAATGTCTTGAGTttcatttgtaataattatattaggttataacttatattataactatgaATAACCTCATAGAAATAAAACAGCATAGGAAtagatcatattattatatttaatataaataattagctaaaaataaaactacttaaaaataaattacattttcaaaatataactaaaacgtattatttaaacaatataaaaatattaaattattttaaacaataatattcataaaataggtttatatcaatataaaaacacttaaattattataaataaaaaaccctGCCCCAATCATTTCATGGTTTTAGAATGTGGTCGCTTTTTAAACCCTGACATTCGCCTGAACGATTCTAAACCTTTATCTATGATATCATCTATTTCATTTATCTTCAAACTAGACGCTGGCATTGGATTTCCTTCaataactatattaattaaaccaGAAGGCCGTCTATCTAACGACTTCTGATATAAGAGTACATTCAATATTCTATTCAATGAAACATAACTCAAATTATTGAACCCAATATTTAAGTAAGAGAGAGAATTATTGCCCTTACAGTACAAAATACCATCTCTAACACATGTATTGCTTGAGCTAAATGGATCTTCAAAATCACCAATGGCATTTTCAGCCATATTAATTGCTTTGTCATATAATAACATATCTACGTTTATGAGGCTTTTAGCATTCGGGTCGACTAGAGATTTCAACGAACCTTCTTTATCAAGTTTTCCCCTTTTAGTAGATGGAGTCGATGGTGGTCTAAGAGATTTTCTCTTCGAGGCCCTTTTTTCGAAATCACCAGCTTTCAAATCTTGTAGTATCTTCGCGATTACGTCGTTTTTGTGTTTAAGATAGTCCATGTGTCTTTGTCTGGATTGCATTATTTCATCTGTTAGTAACGGGAATTCACTTAAAACATCGAATAAATATGACGCACCTACATCAGAGATTCTATTACCagctatatttaaataagtaagaTGTCTATTAGATCTAAGAGTATCGGCTAGATGTTTAGCTCCACTATctgttattttgtttgatgATAAATTAAGGATGCGTAGTTTTTTAGACGCTGGTAAGGGATAGGCTAGTCTTGAAGCAATAGTTTGAACTATAGTATTATCGATACCACATCCAGCGAGTGATATATAGCGAAGGGGATTCTCTGACTCAAATAGTAAGTAATAATTGGCTTCACCCAGAAAAGAATAGTCGAGAATTAATTCAGTGAGATGAGAAGTATTAAGGAACTTGCTGATTTCGTAAATCGTATACTGATCAAGACCACCATTAATcgtaatattagtaagatagGTTTGAAATTGGATCATGAGCCCGATAATTTTCCAAATCTTCTGAGGaatgagtttattttttaggaaTTTCAATTTGATTAGGTTGTCGTTAGCGTCGTATAGGGCTGTTATTTTAAGAGTTTTGCTGGTGGTTGAGAAAGATGTATCGAAGACATCGCTTTTGCCGTCCCTGTCTTCGGAGTCGACGTCCATCCGTGACGTCAGTTTTGCTTTGCTCTTCCCTTTTTTCATGCGATCATGATGGCCCACACTTACGTATTCATCTGTAAAATACAATGATcaattgttaaatatatttcataatgaTACCTTTTCTCcttcttttatttaatctcCATCTCTTTTGATCTTTTAAAGAAGTAATAAGTATGCGAAATCTACATACTGTGTACGAAAAATCGTGATATTATGATCTTTGTAAATTGGTTTAGACTAGATCTGATAATCTAGTATATCTGTTATATTTGCATGCTGTGCTAAATTCCCCGCTACAAACTCACCCAATTCGTGTTTTTAGCCTTTTTGCTTGTTAGCTTTTTCGACATTAAATTTAGGCAAGTAATAAAgtagatattaaaatgtaggtactctGTAAATCCCGTGTGATAACCACCAGGAAGTCCAGCTGGTACTGGTTGCAGGCCCACGGCAGGAACGCGCAGAAGTCATCTGGCAACGGTTTCTTCTCCCCACAATCATCCTCACTCTGCTTCTCCATTGTAAActtctataaaatatctaaaggTATACAAAACTAGGTAAATGCACGAAAATGTAATGGAAAGTGACAGAATCTGTCaggattatttttaagtcaTAGAAGATGGTTTGGACAGTAAAGagtattttagtttattcGATTTCAGGTTTTCTGGCTTATTCTGTGTTAGTTTGATAGCGTTAAAAtctagaatttaaaataattccctaaaaatttaataaaagactGTTTTCGAAAATCGGGAAAAATTAAGGTGTAAAACgcaaactatttatttttttgtttttataaaaattgattaCATGTTGTGTTACatgttataataaactttttaaacttCGATTATTTGATGAGTAATTTTTAGgaatattaaactttatacAAAAGTGTCACgtccataataaataaaataattatacttctCTTTCTCAGCCCTTATTCATGCTATAAATGTAAAAGTGTGTGTCTTTTATCTAGCAACAGAGCGCTCCATGtcgtatttttaaatctaaataggtaggtacaaaaCATACATACTATACGTACAAAACtgaagataatttattatatcatattttttataataatcacaTCTTGAGATTACCCGTgaatctaatattattatatcccaccaaaaacataaatgtaaaatttggagccgagttcaatcgttgacttaatttgccaaaaaaagaaatgagatctaaatgtgtgccaagttctgcagacagtccagaaatttatttacaaagatgtattaagttcttaggttgactgaaaactcaattgttttattttcccttagagaacaatgtttattccaaaatataactttttttaatttgaataatataattattttcacaaagcaaacaactaatgacctattgaaccccataatgatgaggctagtttttagaacctcacaaaatataaagagtaagtatgtaaaactagcctcatcaaattcggctccaaattttacatttatgtttttggtgggatatcattactttttgtacagaaaattactctgcaaatttgatttactttatgaatataatactttttatatacgattttttttattttttcttgcggtttctctgtatggttcgtttaatattattttctatattttcttatatgtaatgaatgtcagcgcacattgccccgtcattatctgcaattttttaaactcgttttctgtttaaaagattacatgattttctaattatccagcgtgaatttgtacacacactattaccaagatgcaaagatcgttgtagaagaatcgtcgctctaactccatgacgttacggtattgccatgacgcgatcttgaaattttactctaaacgcgcctaaagatgtttcacttatattaatattacgcaaattaaatcatttcgaccttcgacgaagctttcttccattacactgaaattaaaactaaactaaacactcataaataaagaataaataaatgtgaatatgtaaaattatatattatttttaactgtatgagcaatatttttattacaattttcttttattttacgtttaattacagttttgaataataagaaatcatgcaatcgaagtgatcagccctagcgatactagcgcgagtgagtgtgatgcaGAGGCGCTttgaatctacagatgtttcgtcctaaaatatgtaaacttcaataatctatatctcagtcatttattgatggatttccaaatttttttcggccactcattagttttgatctatattttaacactattatggtgaatatactattttctatttttttaaacttttccatttttccatacaaacaaaattaatgtcattgaaaaaaaaattaaatacaaataaattcagtattttctgattttttcctttgtacacttactattacctagttgattacaaaatttcaactttctaggtcatctggaagtgggttaggttttgtatatatctataagtcagtcagtcttaaaaattgcgatttttggatattaatatctacgcaactgtttaatctgtatttatgaaacttAAGGTTCTTATtgatcttgaggtcctcttgatatgtaccaaatttggtttatttaacttaaatagttttcgagttataagggggtgaaaagtggctcgaaatggttcgtgtaaatatacacacggctgctgctcgccagttctcttcgcttgaactcggcttgacacgctgccgcgtgtctagataacatacagttttaaataaacataatattacataaggTAAATATGAAAACGGTTTGCAATTAGAATCGTATGTGattatgtaaataagtaaGAGAAGTAGCGAGTCATCCCCCTCGCCTCCTTGTAAAGTTCGCGATATTATACGAGAGTTGAGAAACCCTTGCCGTGGTTGTGTATCATGGAAGCGGCTCTTTATtcagaaaataaatgtatttattacagGCCTTATTACGCGAATCGTTTGAGATTGTGCTATACTCTCAACACGTCAAAGCTaagcaatttattaatatttattttataaatgcattaaattgtatttcgCTTAATTAACTGAAATTCTATAGTAAAGCCTTCTTTTGCAAGcacattgtaaataaataaatattttggacaattttcacacacggcacgatcttatcccatactaagctttcgcttgtgttgtggaaaccagatggctgataaacatacatatagtataattttaaataaatacttatatagataattaacacccagacacggagcaaaagaaaatatatatttttgtaacatttgTGGTTAATGACACTTTAATTAGTTATATGTAGTTTAAATACGACACTTTGAATATAGATATTCTGGTAAACTTCTCTGTTGGGTTAGTTTTCAAATTCTATATGAAATTATTCTTCAACaattaatcaacaaacaaGCTATCCATGAATTCAGTAGCAAGTCTTGTAACTGGccctttattttgttttgtttacttatttcaaactaacttataaataaaaatactatctAACACTAATTCTATTCCATTTCTCCAGTTGGATAAAAATGCATACAGTGtgcaaatttcattaaaatcggttaAGTACTTGTAGCTTCAAATCCATATTGGATTAGAATCTTCTGAAACGGCTTGTTTATCACTTAATAtggattatatttttaaaataaattagttatcACATATacatcattattataaaagaaagtccTTTCCACATCAACTTACCCGCACGTAGCGTTAAGAAGTGGCAagggcgccatcttgaatctCAGCCCGCGCCCGCGATCGTTATTTCACGTGCTATATAatgatatattaaaatacgttactgtgaatattttatagcaggaaaatattatattttagtaaaaaaaaatttttttagctatttctaaaaaaacagtaggtacctacattaaccctatgttttttttaatttgtagctaaattttatttattggtatTAAGTGGGACAAtcttaaaatcaaaatttaatgaacATAGGATAAATAACAAGGGAGTTATAGCTTGATCCTTGTTAGTTGTTACGTAAGCTTTACCATACAAAGATAAGTTCTAAATACACTGgtttgtaaaagtatttttctataaatctACTTCACCAagtcaaacatattattataataaatgaataaataagtatagCTTCAagagtttatttaaaaaaaaaacataggtatttcgAACTCtatttttactgttttttCATAAGagttcttttttttcttccgGCTTAACTATTTCAAAGCCATACGACGATTCGagatttaaaacaaagtatttattactaagtaagtatacataataacATCTATATTTACACCATTCAAACATCCATGAATGGTTCGCAAAACGTCCAAATTTCTTCCCCACAGTCGTTTCCTATTTAAATGTCAAATCTTGCCAACTTAGAACCGTGTTCAGAATACTGCGGTGTTCAAGCAACTTTAATTTAACTTGCTCCTTGCTTAGCGTTGGACTAGCTTGAGCCGTGGATTCGCTTGTTATTTGgggtatttttatgttattaataaagatatttagtttattaaaaCGACGACGTATTAAACACAAATAGGTAAGTTAATAAGaaggtaaataatttattttttgatttacGTTTTATCTAAGctgtttttgtaattttatgtataacctacctacctatctacTATTGTCTGAATCATTCTAGAGTACCTATTATAGTTGTGAAAAAGCTCTGTTGTTTACGTACCTCagctcagcccccggaatcacagacacaatagaaaatctattgtgtctattcccgatcgggccgctcggtaAATTGTTGGaaggtttaataaataattttttcttacatccaaaataatataaattttaacataggtaggtatctacaaataattttcactCTTCAcccatacataaaattaaacttcaaCACTAACCTAAAATATACCAAACATTATAACGATCGTCATAAATCCCTTACAATAGCAATATATCCAAAGACGGCATTAAAACTAACCAATTTAATTAACTGTTAGAAATTTTGAGTGTCTTCAATGTCTCAGGTGGCCCCCCCACCCCATGGGGGGTCTACTTTCGCGTCTCGAATAAATACATAGGCAGTATTGATTTAGTAGTGTGAGTAATGCTGGaaggaatatattttaaattattaagtttgTATATGAATACCTAAAGACATTAAAATTAGTA
It includes:
- the LOC123703535 gene encoding uncharacterized protein LOC123703535, translating into MEKQSEDDCGEKKPLPDDFCAFLPWACNQYQLDFLVVITRDLQNEYVSVGHHDRMKKGKSKAKLTSRMDVDSEDRDGKSDVFDTSFSTTSKTLKITALYDANDNLIKLKFLKNKLIPQKIWKIIGLMIQFQTYLTNITINGGLDQYTIYEISKFLNTSHLTELILDYSFLGEANYYLLFESENPLRYISLAGCGIDNTIVQTIASRLAYPLPASKKLRILNLSSNKITDSGAKHLADTLRSNRHLTYLNIAGNRISDVGASYLFDVLSEFPLLTDEIMQSRQRHMDYLKHKNDVIAKILQDLKAGDFEKRASKRKSLRPPSTPSTKRGKLDKEGSLKSLVDPNAKSLINVDMLLYDKAINMAENAIGDFEDPFSSSNTCVRDGILYCKGNNSLSYLNIGFNNLSYVSLNRILNVLLYQKSLDRRPSGLINIVIEGNPMPASSLKINEIDDIIDKGLESFRRMSGFKKRPHSKTMK